Genomic DNA from Caldisericia bacterium:
AAAACCCATAATAATACTATTGATAGTCTTTCATTGAGAGAAAGTTTCTCAATTTTGGAGAAAATGAATCTTCCTAATATTGGACCGAGAGCAATAGATAAAACAACAAATAGAACAGATATAAGGATTAGTTTCATTAAAAATCCTATATGAGGAATTTCTCCTGTATTTCCTATACTGGTAAGGATGGAAAGTATAACTATACCGATTATGTCATCAACTACTGCAGCTCCTATTATTGTCATTCCAACCTTTGTGTTTAATTTACCAATCTGAATAAGTGTAGCAACAGATAATGCAACTGCAGTAATTGAAACTGATGCAGCAATGTAAAGTGAAGCTGTGGTGGAGAGGTTAAGTAATTTGATGGAGGCGAAATACCCTAAGGAGAATGGCACAACTACTCCAAAAATTGCCGTAAGCACGGCTTCCTTTCCAACCTTCAAAAGATCTGAAAGATCCGTTTCAAGTCCTGCACCAAGCATAAGAAAGACACCGCTAAAATCTATCACAGCTTTCATCAAGTCACTTGCCTCTTCGTGGGAGAAGAATCTTAGTATTGCATGCCCCTCGGGAACAAATATTCTTGGAAGTATGAGGAGAAGAACAGGACCAACAATTATACCACCTATTATCTCACCCACTATTTGAGGTTGTTTTAATCTAATCATCAAATGACCAAAGAAGAGAGCTGATGCAAGGAGAAGAAAGGTGTATACAAATACATCCATTATTTACTCCATAGATTCTTTATAATTTCCATGCAGTTTAAATCCCCTATAACCTTTTTACTCTTATCAACCACTGGCAACTCCTCAATTTTCTCCATCACCATAGCTTCAAGAGCATCGACAATGTCTTCATTCTCAAAAACATATATTGGCGGAAGCATGATATCTTTAGCTACCCTGGCTTTAGATATTTTTAAGGCATTAAATGTATCTTCTTTCGCTACAGTTCTTTTGCCTTTCAAAATATGTGTGGTTTTGAGAATAATGGATGTAGGTATTATACCTACAAGTTTCTCTTCCTTATCCACAACATATACACTCCTTGAACGAGGATCTTTAAGTAAAACCTCTACCACTTTTTCAATGGAATCATTTTCGAAGACAACAGGAGGCTCTATTGTTATCGTTTTATGAATATCTCTTACCTTCATTTCATATACACCTCCATTTCTCTTCTAAGCTCAGGATATAAAGGAAATCTCTCACAAAGAGAAAGAACTTCCTTTTTAACCCCATTTAAAATAGACTCATTCTCTGGATTTTTTAATACCCTGGCAATGAGTTTTCCAACAATCTTCATCTCCTCCTCTTTCATCCCTCTTGTAGTCAATGCAGGTGTTCCAAGTCTAATTCCACTTGCAACAAATGGTTTCTCTGGATCAAATGGTATTGTATTCTTGTTCACTGTAATATTTACACTCCCCAATATCCTCTCTGCCTTTTTACCTGTTATTTTAAATGGTCTTAAGTCTACAAGCATTAAGTGATTATCTGTGCCTCCAGATACAAGTCTTGCACCTTCCTCCTTTAAAGTATTAGCTAACGCTTTTGCATTCTTTACTATCTGTTCCTGATAATTTTTAAACTCTTCACTCATGGCTTCCTTAAAGCAAACTGCCTTTGAAGCTATCACATGCATGAGTGGACCACCTTGAGTTCCAGGAAAAACAGCTTTATCTATAATTTTCTTATATTTTTCCTTTGTAAGAATAAAGGCTCCCCTCGGACCCCTCAATGTCTTATGCGTTGTAGAAGTGACAAAATCTGCCGTATTCACTGGTGATGGATGGAAACCTGTTGCAACCAATCCTGCAATATGAGCAATATCAGCCATAAGATACGATCCCACCTCGTCAGCTATCTCTCTGAATTTTTCAAAATCAATTTTTCTTGGGTATGCAGAGTATCCTGTTACTATAAGTTTTGGTTTGTGCTTTCTGGCAAGGTCTCTAACCATATCAAAATCAATGATCTCTGTATCTTTTTTTACTCCATAGTAAACAACATTGTAAAGCTTACCTGAAAAAGATACTGGACTTCCATGAGATAGATGACCTCCATGTGAGAGTTCCATTGAAAGGATTGTATCCCCCGGTTTTAAAACTGCAAAGTAAACTGCCATGTTTGCCTGTGTTCCAGAATGGGGTTGGACATTGGCATGTTCTGCATTAAAAAGTTTCTTTGCCCTCTCCCTCGCAAGTTCTTCTGCAATATCCACAAACTCACATCCACCATAGTATCTTTTGCCAGGATAACCCTCTGCATACTTGTTTGTAAGGGGAGTGCCTAAACTTGATAAAACTGCTCTACTCACAAAATTTTCTGATGCTATGAGTTCAAGATTTTCGTGTTGCCTCTTTATCTCTTTATAAATAGCCTCAAATATCTCTGGATCTGAATTAAATAAATCCTTTAACATCTCTACCTCCTTTTTAGGTATCATATTTATTTTATACCCTTCTAAAAATTTGTTAAGTTGCTATCTGTATCTCTAAGGCTCTTTAGATGGAGGTGAACCTCCCTCCTTCTTTATTAAACTCCAGTGATATAGATATAAAGGTATACCCACTATAAGTAAAGCTACATCCCTTGAAAGTTCATTCTCTACATAAGGGAGGTATCCTTTTTTCTGACTCTCCTGCCACTTTTTATAGTCTTCCTCCCACTGCTTTAACATCTCTTTATCCTGTTCTGTAAGTTCTTCACTCTCTTTTAAAGTATTAACTCTCTCAAGAAAATAGGGTTCGGGCGGTCTGTCCAAGTATCCATACTTGTACTGCAGCGCATCTCTAAAAATTGTAAGCTGAAGACCTAAATTTATAAAACCTACAGCACCTATTATCACAAGGATTAACCCTATCATAGAAAACAGATAAAGATAAACCTTTCTTA
This window encodes:
- a CDS encoding cation:proton antiporter, which codes for MDVFVYTFLLLASALFFGHLMIRLKQPQIVGEIIGGIIVGPVLLLILPRIFVPEGHAILRFFSHEEASDLMKAVIDFSGVFLMLGAGLETDLSDLLKVGKEAVLTAIFGVVVPFSLGYFASIKLLNLSTTASLYIAASVSITAVALSVATLIQIGKLNTKVGMTIIGAAVVDDIIGIVILSILTSIGNTGEIPHIGFLMKLILISVLFVVLSIALGPILGRFIFSKIEKLSLNERLSIVLLWVFVFSMLAHMAGLHLIIGAFFGGLTVRSFLRKGEIETIERWIWGFFAPLFFSWTGFSIVLSKEAFGLPLLVIVGVAFVGKIFGGALGAFISGIPLKKSLVVGIGMNARAAVELVVANIALNQGIINRPIYTSIVFMAMITSITTPILLKTFAEKYA
- a CDS encoding CBS domain-containing protein, producing the protein MKVRDIHKTITIEPPVVFENDSIEKVVEVLLKDPRSRSVYVVDKEEKLVGIIPTSIILKTTHILKGKRTVAKEDTFNALKISKARVAKDIMLPPIYVFENEDIVDALEAMVMEKIEELPVVDKSKKVIGDLNCMEIIKNLWSK
- a CDS encoding serine hydroxymethyltransferase; translation: MLKDLFNSDPEIFEAIYKEIKRQHENLELIASENFVSRAVLSSLGTPLTNKYAEGYPGKRYYGGCEFVDIAEELARERAKKLFNAEHANVQPHSGTQANMAVYFAVLKPGDTILSMELSHGGHLSHGSPVSFSGKLYNVVYYGVKKDTEIIDFDMVRDLARKHKPKLIVTGYSAYPRKIDFEKFREIADEVGSYLMADIAHIAGLVATGFHPSPVNTADFVTSTTHKTLRGPRGAFILTKEKYKKIIDKAVFPGTQGGPLMHVIASKAVCFKEAMSEEFKNYQEQIVKNAKALANTLKEEGARLVSGGTDNHLMLVDLRPFKITGKKAERILGSVNITVNKNTIPFDPEKPFVASGIRLGTPALTTRGMKEEEMKIVGKLIARVLKNPENESILNGVKKEVLSLCERFPLYPELRREMEVYMK